In a single window of the Niabella ginsenosidivorans genome:
- a CDS encoding S41 family peptidase, with protein MKKNLLFFAAIMGLLFSCRKNDRPSTTNTPQELKQAVEYSKEIYLWNDQLPASMNASQFSSLDDVMEYIKKYSFEQQFRRNVDEWSFAIRQSEWNDVSQGIAGDFGLGIFFMPGTNKLYVKSVEKLSPAGVAGIQRGWQVLKIDGVARIDTTEAAIEAIVTAVFDSQEATITFKKPDASNQQLTLKAATYTEQPVYLDTVYNRPSGKVGYLVYNSFLGDSASVVSNMARVFNKFNTAGISNMIVDLRYNSGGYVWMQELLANYLVNNNASGSKKVMYTENFNPDYQDFDTTVYFNKKSSLNLDKIYFLTTQGTASASELLINSLKPYMTVNTVGTRTDGKAVGFFPIEVGSWYIFPVSFRSLNASRQGNYFDGIQPTVTATDGLDRNWGDVQESMLAAALAGIDRTGLRTMAALPAAQPVLMPVANQKLLKYENKLRGAVESRRRLRSIY; from the coding sequence ATGAAAAAAAATCTGCTTTTTTTCGCGGCAATCATGGGACTCCTTTTTTCCTGCCGGAAAAACGATCGCCCATCCACCACAAATACCCCACAGGAATTAAAACAGGCGGTTGAATACAGTAAGGAAATTTATTTATGGAACGATCAGCTTCCGGCTTCCATGAACGCTTCCCAATTCAGCAGCCTGGACGATGTAATGGAATATATAAAAAAATACAGCTTTGAGCAGCAATTCCGGAGAAATGTTGATGAATGGAGCTTTGCCATCCGGCAAAGCGAGTGGAATGATGTAAGCCAGGGCATTGCAGGTGATTTTGGCCTGGGCATCTTCTTTATGCCGGGCACCAACAAGCTGTACGTTAAATCAGTTGAAAAATTATCACCAGCCGGGGTCGCAGGCATTCAGCGGGGATGGCAGGTATTAAAAATAGACGGGGTAGCCCGGATTGACACAACGGAAGCAGCAATAGAAGCGATCGTAACTGCTGTTTTCGACAGCCAGGAAGCTACCATTACCTTTAAAAAGCCGGACGCAAGCAACCAGCAGCTCACGCTGAAAGCTGCTACTTACACAGAGCAGCCTGTTTACCTGGACACTGTTTACAACCGCCCCTCCGGCAAAGTGGGCTACCTGGTATACAACAGCTTTTTGGGAGATTCCGCATCCGTGGTCAGTAATATGGCCCGCGTCTTTAATAAATTCAATACAGCGGGCATTTCAAATATGATCGTGGATCTGCGTTATAACAGCGGGGGCTATGTATGGATGCAGGAGCTTTTAGCCAATTACCTGGTTAATAATAATGCATCCGGCTCCAAAAAAGTAATGTATACAGAAAATTTTAACCCCGATTACCAGGATTTTGATACAACGGTCTATTTCAACAAAAAAAGTTCCCTGAACCTGGATAAGATCTATTTCCTCACCACACAGGGCACGGCTTCCGCCAGTGAATTACTGATCAACAGCCTGAAACCCTATATGACAGTAAATACAGTGGGTACAAGGACGGATGGCAAGGCTGTAGGTTTCTTCCCTATCGAAGTAGGCAGCTGGTATATTTTCCCGGTATCATTCAGGAGCCTCAATGCCAGCAGGCAGGGAAATTATTTTGACGGCATTCAACCCACGGTCACCGCAACAGATGGGCTTGACCGCAACTGGGGCGATGTACAGGAATCCATGCTGGCGGCAGCCCTGGCCGGTATTGACCGCACCGGTTTACGAACCATGGCGGCATTGCCGGCAGCGCAGCCGGTATTGATGCCCGTAGCTAATCAAAAACTTTTAAAATACGAAAACAAACTCAGGGGTGCTGTAGAAAGCCGCCGCAGG